A stretch of the Cydia amplana chromosome 6, ilCydAmpl1.1, whole genome shotgun sequence genome encodes the following:
- the LOC134649224 gene encoding uncharacterized protein LOC134649224, with product MLKVPLLLGVILVAFVAESTCQRFIQPTYRPPRQRKPVIRRVREAGELTPILAVEDVPYLLDAVESLERTVRSLDSPSAKRGGGSHSTSSGSRDTGATHPGYNRRNARSLDSPSAKRGRRNAREIRLPGHLNPLRPKPLFPRPSVPAPVPRIPIYARTARDIHIPGMKKPTHRDVIIPNWNPNVKTNPWDRIGGRGRHGRSIGITEVINDIEILDNVDYPHERVARDIQINGLPRKPTHRDVIIPNWNPHVRTKPWQSLGGAGRGH from the coding sequence ATGTTGAAGGTACCTCTCTTGCTCGGAGTCATTCTGGTGGCATTTGTGGCTGAGTCAACCTGTCAGCGGTTTATTCAGCCAACATATAGACCGCCGAGACAACGAAAACCTGTCATACGTCGGGTCCGAGAAGCGGGTGAACTAACACCAATATTAGCTGTAGAAGATGTTCCATATCTATTAGACGCAGTGGAGTCACTGGAAAGGACTGTGAGGAGCTTAGACTCACCCAGTGCGAAACGCGGCGGTGGCAGCCATTCGACGTCATCAGGAAGTCGTGATACCGGAGCCACGCATCCGGGATATAACCGTCGAAACGCACGGAGCCTCGACTCACCCAGTGCCAAACGAGGCAGACGCAACGCACGAGAAATCAGATTGCCCGGTCATCTCAATCCTCTAAGGCCGAAGCCGTTGTTCCCGCGACCAAGTGTTCCAGCACCAGTGCCTCGCATTCCCATATATGCGAGAACTGCTCGTGATATTCATATCCCTGGAATGAAGAAGCCCACGCACCGTGACGTAATAATTCCGAACTGGAATCCCAATGTCAAAACGAATCCTTGGGATCGTATCGGTGGGAGAGGACGACATGGAAGGAGCATAGGCATTACCGAGGTTATTAATGATATCGAAATTTTAGATAATGTAGATTACCCGCATGAAAGAGTTGCTAGAGACATTCAAATTAATGGTCTGCCGAGAAAGCCTACGCATCGCGATGTGATAATTCCGAACTGGAACCCTCATGTTCGTACCAAGCCGTGGCAATCGCTTGGAGGGGCTGGTCGTGGTCATTGA